The following are encoded in a window of Centroberyx gerrardi isolate f3 chromosome 1, fCenGer3.hap1.cur.20231027, whole genome shotgun sequence genomic DNA:
- the LOC139924611 gene encoding mortality factor 4-like protein 1 isoform X1: protein MAPKQDPKPKFQEGERVLCFHGPLLYEAKCVKINIKDKQIKYFIHYSGWNKNWDEWVPESRVLKYVDSNLAKQKELQKANQDHYVEGKMRGIAPSKKIAAVQQKNVDLKAKKTKQKTPGAGEGTSSGEMPQGPRKKRARVDPTVESEEMFTNRVEVKVKIPEELKPWLVDDWDLITRQKQLFHLPAKKNVETVLEDYANYKKSKGNSDNKEYAVNEVVAGIREYFNVMLGTQLLYKFERPQYAEILADHPDTPMSQVYGAPHLLRLFVRIGAMLAYTPLDEKSLALLLNYLQDFLKYLVKNSSTLFSATDYEVAPPEYHRKAV, encoded by the exons ATGGCGCCAAAACAGGACCCTAAACCTAAATTTCAAGAAG GTGAAAGAGTCCTGTGTTTTCATGGGCCATTGCTCTATGAGGCTAAG tgtgtgaaGATCAATATAAAGGATAAGCAGATAAAGTACTTCATTCATTACAGCGGATGGAACAAAAA ctGGGATGAATGGGTTCCTGAAAGCAGAGTTCTCAAATATGTGGACAGCAACCTTGCGAAACAAAAAGAGCTTCAAAAGGCCAATCA GGATCATTATGTTGAGGGAAAGATGAGGGGTATAGCACCAAGCAAGAAGATTGCTGCTGTGCAGCAGAAAAATGTTGATCT GAAAGcgaaaaagacaaaacagaaga CCCCAGGGGCTGGTGAAGGTACTAGCAGCGGAGAAATGCCGCAAGGACCACGGAAGAAGAGGGCTCGGGTCGATCCCACTGTGGAAAGT gAGGAGATGTTCACCAACCGTGTGGAGGTGAAGGTAAAGATCCCCGAGGAGCTGAAACCCTGGCTGGTGGACGACTGGGACCTCATCACTCGACAGAaacag TTGTTTCATCTGCCGGCTAAGAAGAACGTAGAGACCGTCTTGGAGGACTATGCAAACTATAAGAAATCAAAAGGGAACTCGGACAACAA GGAGTATGCGGTGAACGAAGTGGTGGCGGGGATTAGGGAGTACTTCAACGTCATGCTGGGCACCCAGCTGCTCTACAAGTTTGAGAGGCCGCAGTATGCTGAGATCCTGGCAGACCACCCTGACACGCCAATGTCCCAGGTCTACGGGGCGCCGCACTTGCTGCGCCTTTTTG TTCGTATCGGAGCCATGCTGGCCTACACTCCCCTGGATGAGAAGAGTCTGGCTCTGCTGCTCAATTACCTCCAGGATTTCCTCAA
- the rxfp3.3a1 gene encoding relaxin-3 receptor 1: MNEENESSLLNRSWTDLDRFSNLEDIDVTADGSPLLRFVICLVYSVVCAAGLVGNLLVLFLTRVKQERKKSRVNFFVLNLAVTDFQFVLTLPFWAVDTALDFSWPFGDAMCKIILSVTVMNMYASVFFLTAMSVTRYWSVASALKSRTRLKSCSSKWVCAVIWTLATVATAPTSIFSTVTNVTGEKLCLLRFPGGQYWLAVYHIQKILVGFVLPMSIVSFSYIMLLRFIRNRSMKSSNPKRSSKVTKSVTIVVLSFFLCWMPNHAITLWSVLVKLNAANWDKAYYIVHTYVFPVTVCLAHTNSCLNPIIYCLMRKEFRNKLRGLLYRG, from the coding sequence ATGAATGAAGAGAATGAAAGCAGCTTGTTGAACCGGTCCTGGACCGACCTGGACCGCTTCAGTAACCTGGAGGACATCGACGTGACAGCGGACGGGAGCCCGCTCTTGAGATTCGTCATTTGCCTCGTTTATTCTGTAGTCTGCGCAGCGGGTTTGGTGGGCAACTTACTGGTCCTCTTCCTTACCAGAGTcaaacaggagaggaagaagtcCAGAGTCAACTTCTTCGTGCTCAACCTGGCAGTGACGGACTTCCAGTTCGTGCTGACTCTGCCCTTCTGGGCCGTGGACACCGCGCTAGACTTCAGCTGGCCGTTTGGAGACGCCATGTGCAAAATCATCCTCTCGGTCACCGTGATGAACATGTATGCCAGCGTGTTTTTTCTGACTGCAATGAGCGTGACCCGGTACTGGTCTGTCGCCTCGGCTCTGAAGAGCCGGACCAGGCTGAAGTCTTGTTCCTCCAAATGGGTCTGCGCCGTTATTTGGACACTTGCGACCGTGGCAACGGCACCCACGTCCATTTTCTCAACCGTCACCAACGTAACGGGAGAAAAACTCTGTCTGTTGAGATTCCCGGGTGGACAGTACTGGTTAGCAGTTTACCACATACAGAAAATACTTGTCGGTTTTGTGTTGCCCATGTCTATCGTCTCCTTCAGCTACATCATGCTGCTGCGTTTCATTCGCAATCGGAGTATGAAAAGCAGCAACCCCAAACGGAGCTCCAAGGTCACCAAGTCTGTCACCATCGTCGTGCTGTCCTTCTTCCTGTGCTGGATGCCGAACCACGCCATCACCTTGTGGAGCGTGCTGGTCAAACTGAACGCTGCAAACTGGGATAAGGCGTACTACATAGTCCACACTTATGTGTTCCCAGTGACCGTCTGCCTTGCGCACACCAACAGCTGCTTAAACCCGATCATTTACTGCCTCATGAGAAAGGAGTTTAGAAACAAGTTGAGGGGCTTGTTATACCGGGGATAG
- the LOC139924611 gene encoding mortality factor 4-like protein 1 isoform X2, whose translation MGHCSMRLRFVTCVKINIKDKQIKYFIHYSGWNKNWDEWVPESRVLKYVDSNLAKQKELQKANQDHYVEGKMRGIAPSKKIAAVQQKNVDLKAKKTKQKTPGAGEGTSSGEMPQGPRKKRARVDPTVESEEMFTNRVEVKVKIPEELKPWLVDDWDLITRQKQLFHLPAKKNVETVLEDYANYKKSKGNSDNKEYAVNEVVAGIREYFNVMLGTQLLYKFERPQYAEILADHPDTPMSQVYGAPHLLRLFVRIGAMLAYTPLDEKSLALLLNYLQDFLKYLVKNSSTLFSATDYEVAPPEYHRKAV comes from the exons ATGGGCCATTGCTCTATGAGGCTAAGGTTTGTTACA tgtgtgaaGATCAATATAAAGGATAAGCAGATAAAGTACTTCATTCATTACAGCGGATGGAACAAAAA ctGGGATGAATGGGTTCCTGAAAGCAGAGTTCTCAAATATGTGGACAGCAACCTTGCGAAACAAAAAGAGCTTCAAAAGGCCAATCA GGATCATTATGTTGAGGGAAAGATGAGGGGTATAGCACCAAGCAAGAAGATTGCTGCTGTGCAGCAGAAAAATGTTGATCT GAAAGcgaaaaagacaaaacagaaga CCCCAGGGGCTGGTGAAGGTACTAGCAGCGGAGAAATGCCGCAAGGACCACGGAAGAAGAGGGCTCGGGTCGATCCCACTGTGGAAAGT gAGGAGATGTTCACCAACCGTGTGGAGGTGAAGGTAAAGATCCCCGAGGAGCTGAAACCCTGGCTGGTGGACGACTGGGACCTCATCACTCGACAGAaacag TTGTTTCATCTGCCGGCTAAGAAGAACGTAGAGACCGTCTTGGAGGACTATGCAAACTATAAGAAATCAAAAGGGAACTCGGACAACAA GGAGTATGCGGTGAACGAAGTGGTGGCGGGGATTAGGGAGTACTTCAACGTCATGCTGGGCACCCAGCTGCTCTACAAGTTTGAGAGGCCGCAGTATGCTGAGATCCTGGCAGACCACCCTGACACGCCAATGTCCCAGGTCTACGGGGCGCCGCACTTGCTGCGCCTTTTTG TTCGTATCGGAGCCATGCTGGCCTACACTCCCCTGGATGAGAAGAGTCTGGCTCTGCTGCTCAATTACCTCCAGGATTTCCTCAA